One window of the Anopheles cruzii chromosome 2, idAnoCruzAS_RS32_06, whole genome shotgun sequence genome contains the following:
- the LOC128278472 gene encoding glucose dehydrogenase [FAD, quinone]-like — translation MKCFRSLVWAVWLILFVCRKVSGFGLQKNQEDTNLTVGNFIDFTRWLGIDYGQPKLRKRYDYVIVGAGPAGCVLAARLTEDPHRTVLLLEAGRPEMPLASDVPLSAPNLQSTDYNFAYETETQERACLGLWDRKCSWPHGRGVGGSSIINYMIYTRGNRRDYDAWSAAGNPGWSWDEMLPYHIRSERANIRDFDRNGFHGRAGPLSVEDCPFRSKIATTFVASAQQAGYRYLDYNAGDQIGVSFLQANTQQGRRVTSGTAYLVPARKRPNLHIVTRAWVTKVLINKATREVTGVTFIRDGATRTVKARREVILSAGAFESAKLLMLSGIGPADHLRSHGIAVLQDLPVGEILYEHPGVFGPVFLVRRPIDNYVRLEDNLNLGTFLQYVKGRGVFTTNSVESLMYVKSPVAESPDPGLPDVEVMQAFSSIDFDTGTGTPRAFRLTNATFDGYFRPIMNVRSFQYLPMLLKPRTRGKLRLKSTNPFHHPVFRYQYFEDDRDLEALVYGMQEAIRVTEQAPFRRLGVELYRRPVPGCEEFPFGTHQYWRCHVQTLTATFHHQVATCKMGPADDPEAVVDHELRVYGVARLRVVDIGVVPFPPTAHTAAVSFVIGEKAADLIREAERRGDHGARNKPADVPAANGTFLWSAPDWPF, via the exons ATGAAGTGCTTCCGGAGTTTGGTTTGGGCCGTGTGGCTCATCCTGTTCGTGTGTCGCAAAGTGTCCGGTTTTGGTCTGCAGAAAAATCAAGAGGACACCAACTTGACGGTCGGGAACTTTATCGACTTTACGCGCTGGCTCGGTATCGACTACGGTCAGCCGAAGCTTCGCAAACGCTACGACTACGTGATCGTCGGAGCGGGTCCGGCCGGTTGCGTGCTGGCCGCCCGGCTCACGGAAGATCCGCACCGGACGGTGCTCCTGTTGGAAGCGGGCCGACCCGAGATGCCGCTCGCGTCCGACGTCCCCCTGTCGGCACCGAACCTCCAGTCTACGGACTACAACTTTGCgtacgaaaccgaaacccagGAGCGGGCCTGCCTCGGGCTGTGGGACCGCAAGTGCAGTTGGCCGCACGGGCGCGGTGTCGGAGGCTCGTCGATCATCAACTACATGATCTACACCCGGGGCAATCGGCGCGATTACGACGCGTGGAGCGCGGCCGGCAATCCGGGTTGGAGCTGGGACGAGATGCTACCGTACCATATCCGCTCGGAGCGGGCCAACATTCGCGACTTCGACCGCAACGGATTCcacggtcgggccgggccgctgTCCGTCGAGGACTGTCCTTTCAG GTCAAAGATAGCGACGACGTTCGTGGCGAGCGCTCAACAGGCTGGCTACCGGTACCTGGACTACAACGCCGGCGATCAGATCGGTGTGTCGTTCCTGCAGGCCAACACTCAGCAGGGTCGGCGGGTAACCAGCGGCACCGCCTATCTGGTTCCCGCTAGGAAGCGCCCCAATCTGCACATCGTAACCCGGGCCTGGGTGACGAAGGTTTTGATCAACAAAG CTACCCGTGAGGTCACCGGAGTGACGTTCATTCGCGATGGAGCCACACGGACGGTTAAAGCCCGTCGGGAGGTGATCCTGTCGGCGGGCGCTTTCGAGAGCGCCAAGCTGCTAATGCTCTCCGGGATCGGCCCGGCGGACCACCTGCGGTCGCACGGAATCGCGGTCTTGCAGGACTTGCCCGTTGGCGAGATTCTGTACGAGCATCCGGGCGTGTTCGGGCCAGTGTTTCTCGTGCGCCGCCCGATCGACAACTACGTCCGGTTGGAGGACAACCTGAACCTGGGCACGTTCCTGCAGTACGTCAAGGGGCGCGGTGTCTTCACGACAAACTCGGTCGAAAGTCTGATGTACGTCAAATCCCCGGTGGCCGAAAGTCCCGACCCGGGCCTACCGGATGTGGAGGTGATGCAGGCGTTTTCGTCGATCGACttcgacaccggcaccgggacgcCGCGTGCCTTTCGGCTTACCAACGCCACGTTCGACGGGTACTTCCGGCCCATCATGAACGTTCGGTCGTTCCAGTATCTGCCAATGCTGCTGAAACCGCGGACCCGCGGCAAGCTGCGCCTCAAGTCTACCAATCCGTTCCATCATCCGGTGTTCCGGTATCAGTACTTCGAGGACGACCGTGATCTGGAGGCGCTGGTTTACGGCATGCAGGAGGCAATCCGTGTGACCGAGCAGGCCCCGTTCCGGCGGCTCGGTGTCGAGCTGTACCGCCGCCCTGTGCCCGGCTGCGAGGAATTCCCGTTCGGGACGCACCAGTACTGGCGGTGCCACGTGCAAACGCTGACCGCTACCTTCCACCATCAGGTGGCCACCTGCAAGATGGGACCGGCGGACGATCCCGAGGCCGTCGTCGACCACGAACTGCGGGTGTATGGGGTGGCCAGGTTGCGTGTCGTCGACATCGGGGTCGTCCCGTTTCCGCCGACCGCTCACACGGCCGCCGTCAGTTTCGTGATCGGCGAAAAGGCGGCCGATCTCATACGGGAAGCCGAACGACGCGGTGACCACGGTGCCCGAAACAAACCGGCAGACGTACCGGCTGCGAACGGAACATTCCTCTGGTCCGCACCCGATTGGccattttaa